GCTTGATCAGCGTGGCTGTTGGCCTGCAGAGTAATACGGCCAGACCGTTGAGCGATCTTTTTACCGATGGATCTTGGCTGGACTCGACAGGATGCATGCAATCTCGCCATAGTTGTTTAATTGTAATTCGTTGTGCTTTGGCACCCGATTGGCaagtaggtaaggtaggcactctttctcttcaagGCTGGCGGCTTCTTTGTTCATCAACCTTTCTTACGGTAAACAAGACCAACCATGTTCCCCCCGTGAGAGTGCACGGTCCAAACAAgttgtgttttgttttgtttttgttttagtcaggggttcaggggttcaggggtaacAATAGCATCATGTACTTGTAAAGTTGTACATGCTCTCAAGACAATGGGTTGACGGTAAATCAGGCCTACTTGCCTCTAGACATGGATGAGTAGGGCTTGAGGTTTGCATTTTTGCTCTGGATAAAGTCCAGCCTTCGCTGCTTCGATGCATTTGACAAGTCGCAACCGATCGATATTCGATGCCTTAACACATGTGAAAACTGCAAAGACCTTCTAACACTCACTGATATCAATCATTGATTCTAAGTGTGTCTGTCATACGGTCAACACACGTTGTGGGGGCGAATCAGAGCAATTTTCAAGGCAGATGCCGGCTGGCAGACTGTCGACTGGATTGATTGTTAAGCACCCAATTGATCACATTTGAAAACAGAATTATTCAAGCTGGAATCAGCAAAACTAAGACAGATACGGCCAACAATTCCTGACTCTGTTCGCGGCAGGCAAAacaggtggagaggaagaggggacTCACCAGCGATAAGATATGGATTATGGAAATGTTGGAAGGCGGGGAGATAAGCAACTTTTTTGACATCGTGACAGGAGCGGGCGGTCAagaagtgggagaggagaCCCCGCATTGCACCGCACCCCGGTTTCTTTGCCCATTTCGGACCTTATCTCTTCACTTGGTGCTCGAATTATCGAATGGTCTAGTCACAAGTTCACGACACCGATAGGACATGTTTCCCcgtgtctttttcttttccacaCCGATCCGGGCATCGCTGGGGCCGAGTGACGTTGGTTTGGGAAGCTGGATGCCGAGCGAGCGCAACCGAGCTCGGATTTCGGGCCTGCGATATGGGCTTTGGTGATGCTGTCTCCAACGACCCCACTGCCAACGACATTCCCGGATGACACCCAGGACTCACGTCAGATACCACCTCAGGCAGTCAACGGTGTATCTTCAATGCTATCGAGTGTTTATTTGTCGAATGATGATTTCTTTCTCCATTCTGTCGGCCGAGTATGCTAATTGCCGGCGCAGAGGTTCATGTGGATTGCCACGCTGGATCGCGACTTTAGTGAAAGGCTTCTTTGCGTAGCCAGGTCGCTAACGTGGGGTTGGGACCAACCGTCACTATGCAGTCAGCCACTCAACGGTGAGCATCCTTGATGTGCGGGGCTATGTTCCCGCAGCAGGGGTCTTTGAAGGCTGCCAACCACCATGCTTCCATTGCAGGATTCCGGGTGGATGGTAAGGGACGATATCTGGGAGAGCTCCGATAAGAGCTTCAGTCAATTGGGGTTACGATGGATATGGCCATGACGGAtctgggtgggagagggtgagaaAGATATCATAAAAGGCGTCTTCCCCGGTCGTGACCAGCATGAAATTTTGTCCCTAGACCTTCAAGCTCCTTTCAGTCTTTCTGCCCACTGGAGAAAGCATCAATCATGGGCTTCTTCGACAGCCTGAGCCCTCGGGGCGTGGCTAcctctgccctcctcctcacctccttcgccCAAGATGCCCTCGCTCGCCCCAACCCCGACCCCAAGGCTCCTTGGGTGAAGAACACTGGcttgggcaagaagaagatggccaaCCACCTCAAGCGTGCCATCATGGGCGACAGGAGAGCTATCGAGACGCCCTTCTGCTCCGAGACATTGGCCACCGAGATCAAGGCCCCCAAGCCGAACGTTTGGGGCCCTCTGGTGGACGTCGAGGTTGCTTCTGTTGTTGAGTGGCTTTTCGCCCAGGCCGATCTCAACCTGACCGTCACGGAAGAAGCGGGTGGATGGGATAACACCATGTAAGAACCGACTGCGCTACAgcaagctggtggtggttcgtaCTGACACATATCTGCGCAGTCAACTTGTCGAAGCCATGTGGCCAAACAAGACTGATGTTCTTGCCTTCGTGGATGGCGATGGCCCTGCGCCGACCAAGTACGCCCACGTCGTTCTCAACAACCGTGCGACGGAAACCCCCCATTACGCTGATATCATCGTTGGACCCTTGCCCCTTGACAATGCTACTGCCAAGTGGGAGCCCCTCGAGTATCCCTACACGAAGCAGAACGGTGGCAAGGTGCGCAACCTCGATGCCGATTCCGACCGCCTCTACTCGGAGTGGCTCTTCAAGATCGGTGCCTCCGTCGCCGACATCACGCTCGATCTGTGGAACGGCACGGCCATGGGCTTGGAGAACGacaccctctccatctggGGCATTGACCCTCTCTGGCAGGATGACGGCGAAATCATTCGCTGGGACACCTTCTGGAACATCCCTACTGGCGACTTTGATGACATGACTCTCTTTCCCCTTGGCCTCTACTTCAGCAGCGAAGTCAGCGGCAGAGACCCCAGCAAGTGGGAGCTTCGTGGGTGGCTGTACAACAGCGTTTTCTATGCCACTACTGAGGAGTTCCGTGCTGCCTACTGGTCTGAGGACTTCGTCAAGAACGGGCCCAACGTCGATGGCGACTGGGCTAGAACTGACAAGAACGGAGAAACCCCTGAGATGGACAAGGCCCAGGGCCCCGTCATTGTTGCTCCCGCTGGCGCTCGTTTTGCCGTTGACCACAAGGAGAAGTACGTCGAGTGGATGGACTGGAGCTTCTATGTCGGCTTCAACCGCGACACTGGTCCTGGTCTTTTCGACATCCGCTACAAGGGCGAGAGACTCGTCTATGAGCTGTCCCTCCAGGAGGCTTTGGCTCACTATGCTGGCAACGACCCCATGAACTCCGGCACCGCTTACCTCGACAGCTTCTACGGCTTCGGTCCTTACACTTTTGAGCTTGTCAAGGGATACGACTGCCCTGCCTACGCCACTTATATGAACACCTCGTTCTACGTCAATGAGGAGACTCGCACCCACATCGACAGTCTCTGCTTGTTCGAGTACGTGGCCGACTACCCGATGCAGAGACACACCACCTCGGACTACGTCTCGGTCACCAAGAACACCTACTTTGTGATCAGATCCATTGCCACCATTGGTAACTACGATTACCAGcagtccttctccttcttcatggATGGTTCTTTCGCCGTCGAGGTTCGCGCTTCTGGCTACATCCAAAGCGCCTACTTTGCTGGCAATGAGGACTACGGCTTCAAGATCCACGACAACCTCAGTGGTTCCATGCACGATCACGTTCTCAACTTCAAGGCCGATTTCGATGTTCTGGGcaccaacaactccatcGAGCTCATGAGCATGGTCCCAGTTTCCAGGTCCTACCCCTGGTCCGCTGGGAAGGTCCGCAACACCATGGCCCTTGAGCGCAAGTTCATCGAGACCGAGGATGAGTCCCGCTTCAACTGGGGCCCCAACTCGGCCACTCAGGTCTTGATCGTCAACGAGAACGAGAGGAACAAGCACGGCGAGATGCGCGGCTACCGTGTGCTCCCTTACATGGGCACTGCTCACTTGACTGTACAGAACAGCACCAACTTGGGCGTCGCTGCTCAGTGGGCCAACCACGACGTTCAGATCACCAAGTACAAGGATTCTGAGCAGAAGGCTTACCACGCCTTCAACACGCAGGATGTCCATGATCCTCCCGTCAACTTTGACAAGTACTTTGATGGAGAATCCGTCCGCAACGAGGACATTGTCCTGTGGCTGAACCTGGGCATGCACCACGTCCCCCACACGGGTGATCTCCCCAACACGGTGCAGACCACTGCCCACTCAGGCATCCAGTTCATGCCGTCCAACTACTTTAACATTGACCAGAGCAGACGTACTGTCAACCAGGTCCGCATCAACTACTTCAACGGCAgcgccgaggtggaggagtttggccAGTTCAAGGCCGGCAGCTCCGAGAGCACTTGCAGCACCTGCAAGCTCAACTACACTCCTCTGGAGCCCGAGCACCAGGGCTATAAGGGCGATGTTGTCATTCGCAAGTTCCCCTttgaccccaacaacccGTTCTATGCCACTTCTGGCATCTAAGATGGGAGTGATGATCTGACATGATTATGATTTATGTGGGGATGAATGCCAGGGAGGTTGGTAGTTGATAGACATACCTTATGATTAGATGTAGATGGCAGGCATGTTCAGGGCATGATGTAATGTGGTGGATTGTGTTTGTATGCTTTGGATAGTGTTTTGATGAATACAAATGAAGAAGAATTTGAATATCTGTATCATGTGTCTTGGGCTGCTTTGTGAAAAGTGAGGAAATACCTTGACTCCGGTGTGGTAGCTGCAAAAAAGGTTATGTACTTGAGATGTAGATCTCGCAATTGCATAAAGCGCACAATTCCAACTTATGCAATGCGCCCGGGCCATATCTCGGGCTGACACCCCACACAGCACTTGGGCACCACCTGTTCAACCTCAGCTCACTCGTGACTCCCGCCCTCAACTGCTCAGATACACAAACGCAAATTATTCCGAAGCTAAAACCGTTATCCATCACACCACCATTTACCTGCTCAATTTCACCATCGTTTACCTCAGCCATGACCCAGATCACTCGCCATCATAGCTTCCCCACCCGCGCACCTTCCAGTCAAGCCACGGGTGTTGAAGATTTGATCCAAGTCGAGCCTATGCCTATCGGAGATGACCCGCTTCCTCCTTACTCTCTCAACAATGATCACCCATCTTCCCGTGACACTGCCCTGCCTCGGTCCGACCCAAAAGCCCCTCAAGTGTCCGTCCAGCCACCACGAGAAGAGGTCTACAACGGTCCACCCCGGCTGCATATCCTCGCGGCTGCCTGGGGAGGCGTGATTGTGACGCCTACTATCAAGTCTCTCATCCGGACcagtcctccacctcctcatggCGTTGGCTGTCAGATTCTACAGCTCGAGATGTGCAATATGCACAGTCTCCTCCAGCCAGACCCAGCTTCCGGCACCTACAAGGTTTTGAGTCTCGTATACCGATACGATGGCGACGAATATCCGACCGTTATGAATCTGCCCGAAACGATTCGCCCATCCCTTATCACCATCGCCAAACCCTCTGCCGTATCGCAACTCGGTGGTGCCAACCTTGGCAACGGTGGCTACCGAGCTACCATAACACAGCCGTGGCGGTCcatcacctcatcctcgtcttcatcagGTCCGAAGGTGGAGATTCTGGCTGTCTTTTACGGCAAGAAGCGCATCGAACATCCGGCCGTGCTGGAGGAGCTAGCAAACTACTTTGAGGGCCGTACGAGGCAGATACGGATGACCAACACATTCTTCCGCGGCGACACGTGGCCGTACACGATAAAATCCTGGACCGTGTACTTTCGCTTTGTGGGTTCCAGGGCGGGCGTGCAGGTGGTTACAGGGTGGGAAAACCAGGCTCTTGAGCAACCGTGGACTCGAGACTGATGACACTGTCCCACCCCACAGATGGAGTTGATGCCTTGTGCATCCGGCAGTAATGGGTAGGTTTGCTTGTTTGTGTCACTGGGCTTCGATTTGTGTCAAGACTccttggagaggatgacgTGGGTAGGGGCAAACATGTCATACCTCTCTCTACCCGTTTGATTCCAGCGGTATAAGTGGATTGAATACTTGGAAACATGGATGAATGATTTCTTGAGAAGCCAGTCTCACACGTAATCTGGCAGGATGGCATTATCAGTGTTCACtttggttttgttgtttctcttttccagtCAGGCAAACGCACAGCATAGGAGATGGGAGCCATCGACGTTTTACAAAGCCACCCGTTCACTGCTTACTATCCCGTATTATAACAAGACCTACGCTTGCTTTCTGGCGACAGCAgaggcaacaacaacatcaacaaaaatAACAGCAACAAGAGTCTCGATCATTCCCATCGATCCGATCTGGACAACCCTTCCGATTGCGAGCTTGACAGGTGATCCTTTTTGCATCAACGAAGCGGCACCTCATGAATGGATCGGGAATCATTGCGTTTGTCAGAACGGGGAGACTTTGAGCGTTATTCCGTTCGCGACGGGGGGTAATATTTCGGATTATCAACCCTGCGCCTACACGACCGTCTACCCGGATACAGCGACATCAACCCTCAGCCAGACTCATATCACTTGTACAATGAGAATTCTCTAGATgaaggatggcgaggggagGATTATTGGGGATTGGGAATCTGTATTATTATTCTTTTCTTTCATGTTCACATCAGAAAAACATAGTCTACAGATGATAATCTCTCTGGCTGGTCACCTTTGGCCCTCTTCGGCCCCACACCTCCTCGATGTTCATGTCTTCCCTGCCGCTGTGTTGGTCTGTTAGCAACCGTCTTTCTATTTATCTGACCGCCATGAAGGGAAAGAGACTTACTCATCCTTGAGGTTGATATACGGCTCCGTTACCCCTTTTGCCGTGTCGGGGTTTCTGAAGATGACGTTTTTGGTCTGTTATAATCGCTTTTGCGTCAGTCACATGCTCCCAcatttttccttttttgcTGTGTCGAAAAAGACTCACCAGCCCCAAAGTAAGATGAATCCCAGCCGGCGCAACCGCCAACTGTTCCtccgcctcttcccccctGACCAAAGCAGTGATGTTCCtcgcagcaacaccagcctgCACCATCCCCGGCTTTGCGGCCTTGTGAGCCCCGCAGTCGTTGATATCACCCACGGCGAAGAGGTTTTCCCACGGGCCACCGTCGATCTGCATTGTTggtttgactttgacgaATCCATTCTTTTTGTTGATCACACCATTTCCAAGTGAGCATCGCAACCACTGGTTATTTGGCGTTTGGCCCGTCGCGGTGATGACGAAATCAGCGGTTAGGGTCCGCCCGTCTTGGAGGTGGACGTCTATTGGTTGAGCTGTGAGGGGGAAGCCACGCTCGGGGATGGCGACCCTGCTTtcggtgatgaggttgacgCCTAATTCAGCAAAGCGAGACTTGATTAAGTCGGAGAGGGACGGGTGGTAGGCTGGCATTAAGTTATGTCGGGAGTGAATCAGGGTTATGGGTTTGTGGGGGTAGATTTCTTTGAGATCGCACGCCATCTGGACTCCTActgcgccgccgccgatgatgatgatggagggggcggtgCGGAGGGAGGATTGGTAGGATTGGAGGAAGGTGATGGCGcggggtttggtgttgtgggggATCGTGCCGGGGGGAGAGaggttggtgccggtggcggcgatgaggtgggtgaaggggacggtggtggagccTTGAAAGGGGGTGTCGAtgtggagggtggaggtggtgggggagagggagagggcttTGGCTTGGATGACCtggtggcgggaggggtcgggggagagggagaaggtggtggtgtaggggATTAGGCATTTGTGTTCgtgagaggggaggatggcgaagcgaggctgggagggagggttagCTGGGgagaggaaaggggggtgggaatgggTGAGGCACGTACAAAGGCGAATAGATGGTGGAAGTGGGTGTGGGGTTCGATGAGGAGGACCTTTAGAAATGTTAGTAATAGGATCGTCGCAACTAGAGATAGGGTTGTCCTTACACGgtgagaggagggaaggagttTGGCTAGTTCTTTTGCCGTTGCCTGTCAAAACAAAAGGGGGAAGTCAGCGATGGTGCCCCTGAAtggaccctaaccctgaacAAAACTGACCACTCCGACGTAGGAGCCgccgacaacgacaacattCTTAAACGCTTGTGTCATGTTTGCTGTGCTTTATTTCAAATTCTTGATTGTTTTCTCGACTTTGTAAGAGAAAAAAGCTGACGATCTGTGCGATGTTGTTTCAGGATGTGGCTGTGGATTTGATGGAAGTGGTCCTGGGAAGCTGTGGGCTAATCTGATTGCATCTTTTAGTCTGAAAGTTGGGACAGTCGCGAGGAAGTATCAATTTTATGGAAACGAGCTCAAGCCAGGATTCTACTCTATTATTGAAATACGGCCTGCGCTTTCAAGCATTGATCCCTTCCTTCAAGTCTCATGATGGACTGCGGCAAACAAGGGTGGGGaccggcttcggcttcgggtTTTTCATGGGTTAACTATTCACCGCAACAAAGTCCTCCAGTCAACGTTTGTTTCTCATAACTAGCAACTGAGTCAAGATTTTGCAACTACATTCTTGTAAAATAGCTGCCGTTCCATCAGACGTCCCTCCTTGACTCATGGACCCATTATGTTGCCCGGCCCCCCGCTGACAGGAGACTCAGCGGCCGCCATTCCTGTGGTGTTCTGGGTTGTGGTAAATGTTTTCCTCACTGGCCCCTTCGACTGAAACGTATGTGTTAGGAATGTCCTCGAGTCATTGTAGTCATTGCAGGATtaaggaggttgggggggcaCCTACGTGGTATTCCCTTTTGGGTGTGCGGCCGAAACTTCTTCCTGATTATCTGCTCGGCAATCGAGATGTCCTTCATGGCTTGATCCTTTTTGAacttctcaaactcctcatcttcagtgcagttgttgttttggcCCTGCTCACTTTCAACGTCCTCCTCAACGTGGTAACCCTCGTGTCTCACGGATCCGTACGCGTTAGCGATGCTAACGAATTGAGCCGGCTTGGGACTCGGCCTGTGGCGATAGTGATTGATCTGGTTCTCACAGACTATGGTAGGATCCCGGTGTCCTCCGCATGAGGGTGAGCCGTTGCAGTAGGTGTCCCAACCAAAGACAAACGATTGAGACCTCTCTGGCATGTAATAGATATGGCctgcgggggagggggctctGTAGTCATCCATACCCTCAATCATCTTTTTGGCGGCCTGGTTGAGCATGGCGGCTGAGCAGGCCTTTTGATAATATCCCAGGTTGCAGAGCCAGCCCACGACGTTCTCTCCATCTGGATGGTCTGTTTTGCAAATGGCCTTGCCGCCCAATTCCCAAATGAGGTAACGATCGTCGCACCAGTCTTGGAGGCATCTGTGAACATGGCGGACcctggtgaggttgatgtgaTGTCCAGAGTGAACTGGATTCCATGAGGGAAAGGACTGGACCTTTGGGTCATCGGCAGGTCTGGGCACCGATGGAGGCAACGGATCATCTGGGGAGGCAGTAACTCCTCCAAAGAGAGATGTAACCGCGGCTAAAAGCCATGAACCAGACAAGGAGTACTTCATTGAGACGCGGTCGTGAGAGTGATGTGGTGTTTTGAGCGAGGGAAAATAATCCAGTTCAAAAGTAGCACGGAAGGAAAAAGCTTTTCTCAACGGTATTAGAGTTTCGAATTCAGACCAGGTGTCCTGATCCGAGAGCACAATCTGTGATAGCTTAAGGTGTGGTCACGCCGCCATGGCTTTTATGTGTATCGGTTTTTAGCTGATAAAGTTGACGCCGTTGGACTCATGCCGTATATCATGGCTTGCGTGCTTTTTGCAGGCCGGGAGGCACGACTTGGGCTTTTCtaccttctcttcttttctttctcccaaCTCCCGGTGTTCAACTGCGAGTTGGCCAGTCTTGCAACATTACTGCTCCCGCTTGACTTGACGGCTTCGACAAATCCCAAACATGAAGCTGTGGGTAGTGTGGTTCGGTATCCTCTGCAGCACTCTTGCAGGCGCAGCTCCCAGCTCACTGCAGACTCGGCTCGTCACTCGACAAAATCCGCCTGCGACCCAGCCAGCTGGGCCTCCCAAGGCTAAGCAGCCCCTCAAGAGCAGATGCAACAACGAGTGCCTGGAAAAGACCTATGTTCAAGTTGGGTGTTCTCACGCTCATGACTGGATGTGTCTTTGTGTGTATGTGATCAACACATCTATCAAGCATCGATTCAAAGCTTACAACTTACCAACCCTTAGTGAATTTGATGGGGGACAATGGGACATCGCGAACGCTGTTCAGCAATGCTTTCTAGACAATTGCTTGGATGCCGAAGACAGGTAAGCCCCTGACTATTTCCGCCATGAATCGACCAAAAGCTGATGCATTTCTAGGATGTCCTGGCGAGGGATCACCAACAGTCATTGTGGACGGGACATGAAGTCTCTATCGAAGCTCGACGTGTGGGGAATTCTGAGAAGTAAGCAAGAAAGCGAAATGGACGAATAGATGGAGATAACTAGAAACCTGGAATAGAGAGTCATGGGTGGAATGCATTAATACCTAGTAAATTCTTTGTTTTTCTTCACCAGTGGTGTATTCTTCCCCTGCACCACTTCCAGTAGCCGTTGCCCCTGAGTAGCCTACCTCCAGGTTGCCTGCATGTATGTGAAGCTTCAGAGAACTGAGATTCAtgttcctgttcctgttTCTGCTCCTGTTTCTGCTCTTGTTTCTGTTGAACTGTCTAGGTTCAATGAGTTCCGCTTGTGGATCTCCAGGCCAACCGGCGGCAGCTGCTGAACGAAAATGGTGAAGCACTCGGTTGGAGCCGTTTTAGCGGTGACTTCCTCTTCGTATCTCACGAGGCGTCGATTTTCCTCTTCATGGTGGCATTACGGGCCCGGGGTGGCGGCATGAAGCGAAAAGTTTAGATCACCGCACCCGAGGACTTATCCGGCCGGGCAGTCACACGGTGCTTTACTTCTCTGACTTCCTTTcccatctttttcttctgttcccatcctcgcctctTCTGATCTGGCCTGACCAAGGCAACAGCCTCCTATCGTACTCGCCGATCATTCTCTCGACTACGATGCTGGCCTCCctgttggtggcggcgggctTCTCAGCATCGGCTGTGGCAGCCCCGTCAGCTTTGTATCCTCAGACAAAATGCATGGATGTTGCCAGCAAGATCCAAAAGGCCATTCGCCATGGATTTCCTCGCGTAGGTTGTCCTCCAGAATATGAGCCCGGATCCATGATGTGCTAAGTTTGGTGATATGTGACGCGCAGTTTGTGACTGTCGATGAGAATCGAAATTGCAAACCTCAATATCGGCTTAACAGGGGCGAGTGCTGGGATCACATGAGCCCCGACAACAATTGCAAGGCCTACTGTGAAACAAGCCATGGGGTGAGTGCTGCCGCCGCATCACGTCTTCTCTCCTCGCCCCTGACTAACTGTTTGCCACAAGTGGTATTGGGGCCACCCGCGGGTCCTGGGCGTTCGGAGCTGGCACAACCCATGTCAACGAAGCGATAGTTGCGGGATCTCTGTGAGTCTCGGTGGCCCAGTCGGCGAAGCAACGACCGTCATGATCAAGGACGAATCTTCCACTGGAAACAGCACCACTTACAAGGATGGAATATCATGGGGCGATACATGGACTGTTGCGGATACCTTCAACTTCGGGGTAACCGGCACAGCCGGTGTCGGTCTGTCTAATATACCGCTGTTTGATGGGGTTCCAATCATGGGAAAGGCCGGTGTTGACATGACATCGGGTTATACACACAGCGACGGCCAAAGATTCGAGCAAAGCCGAAAGCGGAGTGTGGATTGGGAGAGTAATGTCAAGTCTTCTCAGTCGTATGGGATCACGAGGACACGGCAAAGATCCCTTTCATACTCTACAACCGGTAGTTGGTCAAAAGACGTCTGGGCCAATGACTATTGTGGCAGCTGGTTTGCGGTGCCGCTCTTGGGGATGTAAGCCCGATCATGCCATCTTGCTTCCACGCCGAGAGATTGTGTGCTAATGTTTGAGCGTAGGAGTTGTGGCAGAGCAGCGATGGGCGACTTGGTGAAGAATTCTCTCAATAACCACACTCGATGCAATCTCGACAAGTTTGGATCGTTCGACGTGTGTGCCTCGTATGGGTTCAAGCACGAGACGGTTCCCGATGAATCTCGCACCAGGACGGTATTTGTGCTGCGCGACTGCAAGCGAGGTTTTATCCTCCCTGGCGAGTGGCAGCAACATGAGTTTGCCTACAGCACCATTTCGTCCATGCCTGAGTACTACAGGGACCACATCTCGAGATGGGGCATCAGAAACCTAGACGAGAAGCCCGAGGACGATGAATGGGTGTTCCAGAGACAGATGGACCAGAAGCTCCACAAGTTCACAAAGACCATTGGCGTTACCGACTACAACTTCAAGTACTGCGGAGAGGGCGAGTACTGCGTCCAACTGAAGTTGACCAAGGATCGGTGCTATGATATCCCGCGTGGCTATGTCAGTATGCCCGATGAAAGCCCCAAATCAGCCCACGTTGTTTCGGCCACCGTCATGCCCGGCCATTGCTGTGTGCTTTTCTCCAGACACCAATGTCTTGGACAGGCACAGCGTCTGCTCCCCGGAGATACGAAGCTGGAAGAGGTTGCGTATGAGGGTCTCGCCCACAGTGTTGTCTGCAATGTGAGTGACTATTGCCGCTCTCAGACAGACGAAGGTTATGGCAGCGCCAGCGAGGATGACTAGGGGTGTTAGCCGTGGCTTTCCATAATTGATTGGGACGGCAAACTTCTTCGGATACCCTCGGAGTAATGAGAAGGAGTTAGATTGGAGTAGATGGGAGGACCTGTGAGCTCGTTTGCTAGGTATGTTGCTAGATAGGCAATACATTCCAGGAGTCTATTGATGAGGTAATCGTGGCCAAATTACTACATATCAACATATATCATATTCTAATGCCAACTCGCTGTTGCTCAGGAAAACCCAACCATCCGTGACGTAGAGGCCTGAGGTCCAGACCTGTGTGAGTTTGTTTAGCATGATTCGCAGCCAAAATCCACGAATTGCTGATTGTGGAGAAGCGGGCAGGTAGGCTAACTACGTACTTTCAGAACACGAAAACCTAGATAGAGTCAAGCCTCGGACCAAAGCTTACAGTG
The sequence above is a segment of the Podospora pseudoanserina strain CBS 124.78 chromosome 5, whole genome shotgun sequence genome. Coding sequences within it:
- a CDS encoding hypothetical protein (COG:C; EggNog:ENOG503Q3U6), producing the protein MTQAFKNVVVVGGSYVGVATAKELAKLLPSSHRPRFAILPSHEHKCLIPYTTTFSLSPDPSRHQVIQAKALSLSPTTSTLHIDTPFQGSTTVPFTHLIAATGTNLSPPGTIPHNTKPRAITFLQSYQSSLRTAPSIIIIGGGAVGVQMACDLKEIYPHKPITLIHSRHNLMPAYHPSLSDLIKSRFAELGVNLITESRVAIPERGFPLTAQPIDVHLQDGRTLTADFVITATGQTPNNQWLRCSLGNGVINKKNGFVKVKPTMQIDGGPWENLFAVGDINDCGAHKAAKPGMVQAGVAARNITALVRGEEAEEQLAVAPAGIHLTLGLTKNVIFRNPDTAKGVTEPYINLKDEEDMNIEEVWGRRGPKVTSQRDYHL
- a CDS encoding hypothetical protein (COG:Q; EggNog:ENOG503NUX8); amino-acid sequence: MGFFDSLSPRGVATSALLLTSFAQDALARPNPDPKAPWVKNTGLGKKKMANHLKRAIMGDRRAIETPFCSETLATEIKAPKPNVWGPLVDVEVASVVEWLFAQADLNLTVTEEAGGWDNTIQLVEAMWPNKTDVLAFVDGDGPAPTKYAHVVLNNRATETPHYADIIVGPLPLDNATAKWEPLEYPYTKQNGGKVRNLDADSDRLYSEWLFKIGASVADITLDLWNGTAMGLENDTLSIWGIDPLWQDDGEIIRWDTFWNIPTGDFDDMTLFPLGLYFSSEVSGRDPSKWELRGWLYNSVFYATTEEFRAAYWSEDFVKNGPNVDGDWARTDKNGETPEMDKAQGPVIVAPAGARFAVDHKEKYVEWMDWSFYVGFNRDTGPGLFDIRYKGERLVYELSLQEALAHYAGNDPMNSGTAYLDSFYGFGPYTFELVKGYDCPAYATYMNTSFYVNEETRTHIDSLCLFEYVADYPMQRHTTSDYVSVTKNTYFVIRSIATIGNYDYQQSFSFFMDGSFAVEVRASGYIQSAYFAGNEDYGFKIHDNLSGSMHDHVLNFKADFDVLGTNNSIELMSMVPVSRSYPWSAGKVRNTMALERKFIETEDESRFNWGPNSATQVLIVNENERNKHGEMRGYRVLPYMGTAHLTVQNSTNLGVAAQWANHDVQITKYKDSEQKAYHAFNTQDVHDPPVNFDKYFDGESVRNEDIVLWLNLGMHHVPHTGDLPNTVQTTAHSGIQFMPSNYFNIDQSRRTVNQVRINYFNGSAEVEEFGQFKAGSSESTCSTCKLNYTPLEPEHQGYKGDVVIRKFPFDPNNPFYATSGI
- a CDS encoding hypothetical protein (EggNog:ENOG503PN2G) is translated as MYLRCRSRNCIKRTIPTYAMRPTALGHHLFNLSSLVTPALNCSDTQTQIIPKLKPLSITPPFTCSISPSFTSAMTQITRHHSFPTRAPSSQATGVEDLIQVEPMPIGDDPLPPYSLNNDHPSSRDTALPRSDPKAPQVSVQPPREEVYNGPPRLHILAAAWGGVIVTPTIKSLIRTSPPPPHGVGCQILQLEMCNMHSLLQPDPASGTYKVLSLVYRYDGDEYPTVMNLPETIRPSLITIAKPSAVSQLGGANLGNGGYRATITQPWRSITSSSSSSGPKVEILAVFYGKKRIEHPAVLEELANYFEGRTRQIRMTNTFFRGDTWPYTIKSWTVYFRFVGSRAGVQVVTGWENQALEQPWTRD
- a CDS encoding hypothetical protein (EggNog:ENOG503PR93) — encoded protein: MALSVFTLVLLFLFSSQANAQHRRWEPSTFYKATRSLLTIPYYNKTYACFLATAEATTTSTKITATRVSIIPIDPIWTTLPIASLTGDPFCINEAAPHEWIGNHCVCQNGETLSVIPFATGGNISDYQPCAYTTVYPDTATSTLSQTHITCTMRIL